A single region of the Lonchura striata isolate bLonStr1 chromosome 19, bLonStr1.mat, whole genome shotgun sequence genome encodes:
- the TOB1 gene encoding protein Tob1 has translation MQLEIQVALNFIISYLYNKLPRRRVNIFGEELERLLKKKYEGHWYPEKPYKGSGFRCIHIGEKVDPVIEQASKESGLDIDDVRGNLPQDLSVWIDPFEVSYQIGEKGPVKVLYVDDNENGCELDKEIKNSFNPEAQVFMPISDPASSVSSSPSPPFGHSAAVSPTFMPRSTQPLTFTTATFAATKFGSTKMKNSGRGNKVARTSPTNLGLNVNDLLKQKSLSSSMHSLYGLGLGSQQQQQQKTSALSPNAKEFIFPNMQGQGSTSSIFPGDSPLNLSPLQYSNAFDMFAAYGGLNEKSFVDGLNFSLNNMQYSNQQFQPVMAN, from the coding sequence ATGCAGCTTGAAATCCAAGTAGCActcaattttattatttcatatttgtaCAATAAGCTTCCCAGACGACGTGTCAACATTTTTGGTGAAGAGCTTGAAAGACTTCTGAAAAAGAAGTATGAAGGGCACTGGTATCCAGAAAAGCCATACAAAGGATCAGGGTTTAGATGTATTCATATAGGGGAGAAAGTGGACCCAGTCATAGAACAAGCATCCAAAGAGAGCGGTTTGGACATTGATGATGTTCGTGGCAACTTGCCTCAGGATCTCAGTGTTTGGATTGACCCATTTGAGGTTTCATACCAAATCGGTGAAAAGGGACCAGTGAAAGTGCTTTATGTGGATGATAATGAAAATGGATGTGAGTTGGATAAGGAAATCAAGAACAGCTTTAACCCCGAGGCCCAGGTGTTCATGCCTATTAGTGACCCAGCATCTTCAGTGTCTagttctccttctcctcccttcGGTCACTCAGCTGCTGTGAGCCCGACCTTCATGCCCCGCTCCACTCAGCCTTTAACCTTCACCACTGCCACATTTGCTGCCACCAAGTTTGGCTCAACCAAAATGAAGAACAGCGGCCGTGGCAACAAGGTCGCCCGCACCTCTCCCACCAACCTTGGCTTGAATGTCAATGACCTGTTGAAGCAGAaatccctctcctcctccatgCACTCTCTCTATGGGCTTGGCCTAGGCAGTCAGCAACAGCAACAGCAGAAGACTTCTGCTCTCTCTCCTAATGCAAAGGAGTTCATTTTCCCCAACATGCAGGGTCAAGGTAGTACCAGTAGCATCTTTCCTGGTGACAGCCCCCTTAACCTCAGTCCTCTCCAGTACAGTAATGCCTTTGATATGTTTGCAGCCTATGGAGGTCTAAATGAGAAGTCTTTTGTGGATGGCTTGAATTTTAGTTTAAACAACATGCAGTATTCTAACCAGCAATTCCAG